Proteins encoded together in one Scyliorhinus canicula chromosome 21, sScyCan1.1, whole genome shotgun sequence window:
- the LOC119955704 gene encoding ubiquitin-like modifier-activating enzyme 1 isoform X1: protein MMSSSPLSKKRRVSVSTAEPKTASNCSSVNSLRTESPATPANGMAKNGNDAEIDEGLYSRQLYVLGYEAMKRMQNANILISGMRGLGLEIAKNVILGGVKTVTIHDQGVAEWVDLSSQFYLREADLAKNRAEISQPRLAELNTYVPVTAYTGELTEEYLQQFQVVVLTNSTMDEQLRIGELCHCKGIKFIIADTKGLFGQLFCDFGPEMIVLDMNGEQPLSAMISMITKDNPGVVTCLDEARHGFESGDFVMFTEIQGMKELNNSDPVEIKVLGPYTFSICDTSAFSDYIRGGIVTQVKMAKKLSFKSLKASLAEPDIVTTDFAKFENPQQLHLAFQALHEFVKKNCRLPGPRNQADADELVNLVKGVNEKVSPCSRLEKLDEKLIRKLSYMAAGDLAPINAFIGGVAAQEVMKSCTGKFTPIMQWLYFDAVECLPEEDDSSLTAETCGFRNCRYDGQIAVFGSAMQERLASLKYFLVSDLPTPPVSNSATNLDTANTFHEECDK from the exons ATG ATGTCCAGCTCGCCGCTCTCCAAGAAGCGCCGTGTGTCCGTCTCTACAGCAGAACCGAAGACTGCTTCCAACTGTTCCTCTGTCAACTCCCTGCGGACTGAATCGCCTGCCACGCCCGCTAAC GGCATGGCTAAGAATGGAAATGATGCGGAGATTGATGAAGGCTTGTACTCCAGACAGCT GTATGTCCTCGGCTACGAAGCCATGAAGCGCATGCAGAATGCCAACATTCTGATTTCGGGAATGCGAGGCCTGGGTTTGGAGATTGCCAAGAACGTCATACTAGGCGGTGTGAAGACTGTGACCATCCACGATCAGGGTGTGGCGGAGTGGGTGGACCTGTCTTCCCAG TTTTACCTCCGCGAGGCCGACCTGGCGAAGAATAGAGCTGAAATATCCCAGCCCAGGCTCGCGGAACTCAACACCTACGTGCCAGTGACTGCCTACACCGGGGAGCTAACCGAGGAATACCTGCAGCAGTTCCAG GTGGTGGTGCTCACCAACTCCACCATGGACGAGCAGCTGAGGATCGGAGAACTCTGCCACTGCAAAGGAATCAAGTTCATCATCGCAGACACCAAGGGGCTGTTTGG GCAGCTCTTCTGCGACTTTGGCCCGGAGATGATTGTGTTGGATATGAATGGGGAGCAGCCGTTGAGCGCCATGATCTCCATGATCACCAAG GACAATCCCGGGGTGGTGACTTGCCTGGACGAGGCTCGGCACGGCTTCGAAAGCGGCGACTTTGTGATGTTCACAGAAATCCAGGGCATGAAGGAGCTGAACAACAGTGACCCGGTGGAGATCAAAGTGTTAG GTCCGTACACATTCAGCATCTGCGATACCTCGGCATTCTCTGACTATATACGTGGAGGGATTGTGACCCAGGTCAAAATGGCCAAGAAGCTGAGCTTT aaatccTTAAAagcatcgctggctgagccagacaTAGTGACCACCGACTTTGCCAAGTTTGAAAATCCTCAGCAGCTTCACCTGGCTTTCCAGGCACTGCACGAGTTTGTGAAGAAAAACTGCCGTCTGCCCGGGCCCAGGAATCAG gcgGATGCTGATGAACTGGTGAATCTGGTCAAAGGTGTGAATGAGAAGGTCTCGCCTTGCAGCCGGCTGGAAAAACTGGACGAGAAACTCATCCGAAAGCTGTCGTACATGGCAGCGGGCGATCTGGCTCCCATCAACGCCTTCATCGGAGGGGTGGCCGCGCAGGAAGTGATGAAG TCCTGCACCGGCAAGTTCACCCCCATCATGCAGTGGCTGTATTTCGACGCGGTGGAGTGCTTGCCCGAGGAGGATGACAGCTCCCTCACCGCCGAAACCTGTGGCTTT AGGAACTGTCGTTACGATGGGCAGATTGCGGTGTTTGGCTCTGCCATGCAGGAGAGACTCGCCAGTCTGAAGTATTTCCTGGTAAGTGACCTTCCGACACCTCCAGTATCAAATTCAGCCACCAATTTGGACACTGCAAACACCTTCCACGAGGAATGTGATAAGTGA
- the LOC119955704 gene encoding ubiquitin-like modifier-activating enzyme 1 isoform X2, whose product MSSSPLSKKRRVSVSTAEPKTASNCSSVNSLRTESPATPANGMAKNGNDAEIDEGLYSRQLYVLGYEAMKRMQNANILISGMRGLGLEIAKNVILGGVKTVTIHDQGVAEWVDLSSQFYLREADLAKNRAEISQPRLAELNTYVPVTAYTGELTEEYLQQFQVVVLTNSTMDEQLRIGELCHCKGIKFIIADTKGLFGQLFCDFGPEMIVLDMNGEQPLSAMISMITKDNPGVVTCLDEARHGFESGDFVMFTEIQGMKELNNSDPVEIKVLGPYTFSICDTSAFSDYIRGGIVTQVKMAKKLSFKSLKASLAEPDIVTTDFAKFENPQQLHLAFQALHEFVKKNCRLPGPRNQADADELVNLVKGVNEKVSPCSRLEKLDEKLIRKLSYMAAGDLAPINAFIGGVAAQEVMKSCTGKFTPIMQWLYFDAVECLPEEDDSSLTAETCGFRNCRYDGQIAVFGSAMQERLASLKYFLVSDLPTPPVSNSATNLDTANTFHEECDK is encoded by the exons ATGTCCAGCTCGCCGCTCTCCAAGAAGCGCCGTGTGTCCGTCTCTACAGCAGAACCGAAGACTGCTTCCAACTGTTCCTCTGTCAACTCCCTGCGGACTGAATCGCCTGCCACGCCCGCTAAC GGCATGGCTAAGAATGGAAATGATGCGGAGATTGATGAAGGCTTGTACTCCAGACAGCT GTATGTCCTCGGCTACGAAGCCATGAAGCGCATGCAGAATGCCAACATTCTGATTTCGGGAATGCGAGGCCTGGGTTTGGAGATTGCCAAGAACGTCATACTAGGCGGTGTGAAGACTGTGACCATCCACGATCAGGGTGTGGCGGAGTGGGTGGACCTGTCTTCCCAG TTTTACCTCCGCGAGGCCGACCTGGCGAAGAATAGAGCTGAAATATCCCAGCCCAGGCTCGCGGAACTCAACACCTACGTGCCAGTGACTGCCTACACCGGGGAGCTAACCGAGGAATACCTGCAGCAGTTCCAG GTGGTGGTGCTCACCAACTCCACCATGGACGAGCAGCTGAGGATCGGAGAACTCTGCCACTGCAAAGGAATCAAGTTCATCATCGCAGACACCAAGGGGCTGTTTGG GCAGCTCTTCTGCGACTTTGGCCCGGAGATGATTGTGTTGGATATGAATGGGGAGCAGCCGTTGAGCGCCATGATCTCCATGATCACCAAG GACAATCCCGGGGTGGTGACTTGCCTGGACGAGGCTCGGCACGGCTTCGAAAGCGGCGACTTTGTGATGTTCACAGAAATCCAGGGCATGAAGGAGCTGAACAACAGTGACCCGGTGGAGATCAAAGTGTTAG GTCCGTACACATTCAGCATCTGCGATACCTCGGCATTCTCTGACTATATACGTGGAGGGATTGTGACCCAGGTCAAAATGGCCAAGAAGCTGAGCTTT aaatccTTAAAagcatcgctggctgagccagacaTAGTGACCACCGACTTTGCCAAGTTTGAAAATCCTCAGCAGCTTCACCTGGCTTTCCAGGCACTGCACGAGTTTGTGAAGAAAAACTGCCGTCTGCCCGGGCCCAGGAATCAG gcgGATGCTGATGAACTGGTGAATCTGGTCAAAGGTGTGAATGAGAAGGTCTCGCCTTGCAGCCGGCTGGAAAAACTGGACGAGAAACTCATCCGAAAGCTGTCGTACATGGCAGCGGGCGATCTGGCTCCCATCAACGCCTTCATCGGAGGGGTGGCCGCGCAGGAAGTGATGAAG TCCTGCACCGGCAAGTTCACCCCCATCATGCAGTGGCTGTATTTCGACGCGGTGGAGTGCTTGCCCGAGGAGGATGACAGCTCCCTCACCGCCGAAACCTGTGGCTTT AGGAACTGTCGTTACGATGGGCAGATTGCGGTGTTTGGCTCTGCCATGCAGGAGAGACTCGCCAGTCTGAAGTATTTCCTGGTAAGTGACCTTCCGACACCTCCAGTATCAAATTCAGCCACCAATTTGGACACTGCAAACACCTTCCACGAGGAATGTGATAAGTGA